The proteins below come from a single Triticum aestivum cultivar Chinese Spring chromosome 5D, IWGSC CS RefSeq v2.1, whole genome shotgun sequence genomic window:
- the LOC123123761 gene encoding pentatricopeptide repeat-containing protein At2g27610: MAAKLLPATASPPPRRGLRRETAEVVRDCKRLDGLMKAGRVADALDLFDRMPRKNVVAWTSAVSGLARNGRPEAAVEMFAGMVESGVAPNDFACNAALAACAAAGPGALLAGEQLHSLAVRAGLAGDAWVGSCLVELYARCGSTRAAEAVLARMESPDVVAYTSLVSALCRGGEFGMAVEALGKMVVRGVEPNEHTVTSILAAACCPLVLGLQIHGYMIKAMGSSQSVYASSALIDLYSRNGELDMAKTVFDNLQCKNVVTWCTMMQLHIRDRRPEDTLQLFDEMISEGLVDPNEFAFSIVLGACESIALGSQLHSSAVKRGLASDLRVSNALLSMYGRSGLVQELETMFRGIEDPDIVSWTAAISAYFQNGHGEKAIALLSQMHSQGLTPNDYAFSSVLSSCADLALLDQGRQFHCLALKLGCDMKTCTGNALINMYSKCGQIMPARLMFNVMDHRDVTSWNSLIHGYAQHGEVDRALKAFSEMCSNGGEPNESTLLGILAACNHAGLVDEGVAFFRSAMAGRYGAFLTPSHYACVVDMLGRSGRFDDALCLIEEMPFEPGVLVWKTLLASCRLHGNLETGRLAAEKLVELSDQDSASYVLMSGIHAMHGEWRDADMVRQGMDEAGVRKEAGRSWVEVRNEVHAFVAQDASHPDSSSIYRMLWELSDAMRDTAYDEDVELLDVHMQI, translated from the coding sequence ATGGCCGCCAAGCTCCTGCCGGCGACAGCaagcccgccgccgcgccgcggccTCCGGCGCGAGACGGCGGAGGTGGTGCGCGACTGCAAGAGACTGGACGGGCTCATGAAGGCCGGCAGGGTGGCGGACGCCCTGGACTTGTTCGACCGGATGCCGCGCAAGAACGTCGTGGCGTGGACCTCGGCCGTGTCCGGGCTGGCACGCAACGGCCGCCCGGAGGCCGCGGTTGAGATGTTCGCGGGCATGGTGGAGTCCGGCGTCGCGCCGAACGACTTCGCCTGCAACGCGGCGCTGGCGGCGTGCGCGGCCGCGGGCCCGGGCGCGCTCCTCGCCGGGGAGCAGCTGCACTCGCTCGCCGTGCGTGCGGGGCTCGCCGGGGACGCGTGGGTCGGGAGCTGCCTGGTCGAGCTCTACGCACGGTGCGGCTCCACGCGCGCGGCCGAGGCCGTGCTGGCCCGGATGGAGTCGCCGGACGTCGTGGCGTACACCTCGCTCGTCTCGGCGCTCTGCCGGGGCGGCGAGTTCGGGATGGCGGTGGAGGCGCTCGGCAAGATGGTGGTGCGGGGAGTGGAGCCGAACGAGCACACGGTGACGAGCATCCTGGCGGCGGCGTGCTGCCCGCTGGTTCTCGGCCTGCAGATACATGGCTACATGATCAAGGCGATGGGCTCGTCACAGAGCGTCTACGCGTCGAGCGCGCTGATCGATCTCTACTCAAGAAATGGCGAGCTCGACATGGCGAAGACGGTGTTCGACAACCTCCAGTGCAAGAACGTGGTCACCTGGTGCACCATGATGCAGCTGCACATCAGAGATAGAAGGCCGGAGGATACACTGcagctgttcgacgaaatgatCTCGGAGGGCCTTGTCGATCCCAACGAGTTTGCATTCTCAATTGTCCTTGGTGCCTGTGAGTCCATCGCTCTGGGGAGTCAGCTTCACTCCTCAGCCGTCAAGCGTGGCCTGGCAAGCGATCTCCGGGTGTCGAATGCCCTGCTCTCCATGTACGGCAGGAGCGGCCTCGTCCAAGAACTCGAGACCATGTTCCGTGGCATCGAGGATCCAGACATTGTCAGCTGGACAGCAGCAATCTCTGCATACTTCCAGAACGGCCATGGTGAGAAGGCCATAGCACTGCTCTCCCAGATGCACTCACAAGGTCTCACGCCAAACGACTATGCCTTCTCCAGCGTGCTAAGCTCCTGCGCAGACCTGGCATTGCTGGACCAAGGGAGGCAGTTCCATTGCCTGGCCCTGAAGCTAGGATGCGACATGAAGACCTGCACCGGGAATGCGCTGATCAACATGTACTCCAAGTGTGGCCAGATCATGCCCGCGAGGCTCATGTTCAACGTCATGGATCACCGTGATGTAACGTCCTGGAACTCGCTGATCCACGGGTACGCGCAGCATGGTGAGGTGGACAGGGCGTTGAAGGCGTTCAGCGAGATGTGTTCCAATGGCGGTGAGCCCAATGAGTCGACGCTCTTGGGAATCCTAGCAGCTTGCAACCACGCCGGGCTGGTGGACGAAGGTGTGGCATTCTTCAGATCAGCAATGGCCGGCCGGTATGGCGCCTTCCTGACACCCTCACACTATGCCTGCGTGGTCGACATGCTGGGCCGTAGTGGCAGGTTCGACGACGCGCTCTGCCTGATCGAGGAGATGCCTTTTGAGCCCGGCGTCCTAGTGTGGAAGACGCTGCTGGCGTCATGCAGGCTGCACGGCAACCTGGAGACGGGGAGGCTCGCCGCCGAAAAGCTCGTGGAGCTCTCAGACCAGGACTCGGCAAGCTACGTGCTGATGTCTGGCATACATGCGATGCACGGGGAGTGGCGTGACGCCGACATGGTGCGGCAGGGGATGGACGAGGCTGGGGTGAGAAAGGAGGCCGGGCGCAGCTGGGTGGAGGTCAGGAACGAGGTGCACGCCTTCGTAGCCCAAGACGCGTCTCACCCAGACTCGTCGTCCATCTACCGGATGCTCTGGGAATTGTCTGATGCCATGCGAGATACAGCCTATGACGAAGATGTTGAATTGTTGGATGTACATATGCAGATTTAG